In the genome of Gemmatimonadota bacterium, the window CGCGATGAGCGCGGCGGCGGCCACACCGGAAGTCGCGAGCAGCGTCAAGGCGCCGGTGACGTCCTGCACAAAGTACCCCATGCTGAGAGCCAGTCCGGTGAGCAAGGCGCCGGCGCCCAGGAGGTGGCTGCGCCCGTACCGGTCTCCCAGGTGGCCGACGAGCACCGCGCCCATGCCAATACCGGCGACGAGCAGCAGCAGCAGCAGCGACGTTGTAGCGACGCTCAGCCCCAGCACGGTCACGGCGAAGAGGAAAACATAGGGGCGTATCCCGTCGACCGCACCTGTCCACAGGGCATTGGCCAGGAGGAACCAGCCGAGTGCCGGCTCCTCGAAGAGGCCGCGCCAGGCGGGCCTGGCTTCCCGCGCCGCCGCGCCTCCTGACCTGCCCCCGGCGCGCGACGCACGCGGCGCCGCGAGCGCCTCGTGCCCGCCGGCCGCCGCCCCGGCTGGTATCGCCATGACGGTCAGCACGGTCGCCGCCAGCACGAGCGCGCCAGCCAGCAGGAAGGGCAGCGGCTGCCAGAGCGAAAAGAGCAGCCCCCCGGCAACCAGGCCGTAGCCTAGCCCGGCGGCGTGGAGCGCGCCCCGGACGCCGTGGACCCGGCCGCGCCGCTCGTCCGGCACGACGTCGACCATGACCGCCCAGAGCGGCGTGAGGTACCCGTGCAGCCCTGCGAAGAAGAGGAAGGCCGCCAGTGCAAGCAACCAGTAGGTTTTCAGGAACGGTACGGCGGCCAGCGCCGCGGCCATGAGGGGGGCCATCAGGCTGAGGAACATCGTGCGCCGCCCGAAGCGGCGCGCCCAGCGGTGGGGCAGCGCGTCGCTGAGCGCGCCAATCCAGTACGGCACCAGGATCGCAAACACACCCTCGCCGCCGACCACGAAGCCGATAGAGAGGGCCGAATCCGTGTAGCTGGCGAGCAGCACCGGGAGGAGTGCGACCATGATGGTCTGCCCCGCGGTCGAGCCCAGGGTCCCGGCCGTAAGGCCGTATTCGCGGACCAGCCGTAGCCGCTGCCCGCTCACCGGCTGCGCCTCGCCCCCGCGCTCACGGCCGCCTCACCAGCGTGACGCCGCCGATAATCACTGCCGCCCCCACCGCCTGCCAGGCCGTCGGCACTTCGCCCAGCCAGGCCCAGGCCACCAGGATGGCCACAATCGGCACCAGGTTGCCGTAGGTCGCGGTGCGCGTATTGCCGATGTAGCGCACGCCGCGATACCAGAGCAGGTAAGCCAGGCCGATGCCCAGCATCCCGGCATACATCACACTGGCCCAGGCGCGGGCGGAGACAGCTCCCCAATCCAGCCGGAGCAGGTCTGGCGCGCCCAGCAGGAACAGGGCTGCGGTGCCGATCCAGAGGGTCCAGGCTGTGACCGCCAGCGGCCCGTGTCGGGCGATCAGCCCGCGCGCGCCAACCGTGTAGGCCGCCCAGGCCAGCGAAGCGCCCACCATGAGCAGGTCGCCGACCAGCGTGCGCATTCCGAAGCTGGGATCGGCCGCGCCGCCGCGCACGACGAATCCAATACCCAGCACAGTGGCCGCGACACCGGCCCAGGTGCGCGCCGCCAGCCGCTCGTGGCCGAGCGCCGCCGAGAGGAGCGCGGTGACGATAGGAGCGCCGGCGAGGAGCAGGCTCGCGTTGCCCGCCCGCGTGCGGTCCATACCCTGCACAAAGAAGAGCTGGTAGATCACGTTTCCAACCAGGCCCATGGCGAGCACGGCACGGCGGTCGGCGGCGGCAGGGAGCGGGATGGGCCCGCGGCGCCGCAGCACGGCGTACACGAGCAGGGAGGCGAACGGGAAGCGCAGGGCGTTGAAGGCCAGGGGCGACAGTTCCGCGAGCGCTACCTTGATCACGGAGAAGTTGATGCCCCAAATCCCGACCATGAGCAGCAGCCCCAGGTCGGTATGAATGGGCGC includes:
- a CDS encoding MFS transporter, which translates into the protein MSGQRLRLVREYGLTAGTLGSTAGQTIMVALLPVLLASYTDSALSIGFVVGGEGVFAILVPYWIGALSDALPHRWARRFGRRTMFLSLMAPLMAAALAAVPFLKTYWLLALAAFLFFAGLHGYLTPLWAVMVDVVPDERRGRVHGVRGALHAAGLGYGLVAGGLLFSLWQPLPFLLAGALVLAATVLTVMAIPAGAAAGGHEALAAPRASRAGGRSGGAAAREARPAWRGLFEEPALGWFLLANALWTGAVDGIRPYVFLFAVTVLGLSVATTSLLLLLLVAGIGMGAVLVGHLGDRYGRSHLLGAGALLTGLALSMGYFVQDVTGALTLLATSGVAAAALIALPYPIFTSLVGDRAVGGYTGLYILSLGLARVIAPVVIGAMIDVGGLLIADSDGYRLMWPTAGALALLGVGALRKSMAARKRSIARP
- a CDS encoding DMT family transporter, which gives rise to MNPEAPVPATPAEATAPAPAPIHTDLGLLLMVGIWGINFSVIKVALAELSPLAFNALRFPFASLLVYAVLRRRGPIPLPAAADRRAVLAMGLVGNVIYQLFFVQGMDRTRAGNASLLLAGAPIVTALLSAALGHERLAARTWAGVAATVLGIGFVVRGGAADPSFGMRTLVGDLLMVGASLAWAAYTVGARGLIARHGPLAVTAWTLWIGTAALFLLGAPDLLRLDWGAVSARAWASVMYAGMLGIGLAYLLWYRGVRYIGNTRTATYGNLVPIVAILVAWAWLGEVPTAWQAVGAAVIIGGVTLVRRP